The stretch of DNA GTATGCTTATTCCGAAGCGACAGTACCGAAGTTAACCGTTATTCTTCGAAAAGCTTATGGTGGTGCTTATGTAGCACTAAATAGTAAAGCAATTGGTGCTGATGTCGTCTATTCATGGCCGAATGCTGAGATTGCTGTAATGGGGCCACAAGGTGCTGCAAATATTATTTTTGCTCGTGAAATTAATGATAGTGAAGATCCTGAGGCGAAACGTGCCGAGAAGATTGAAGAATATCGTGATAAGTTTGCAAATCCATATGTAGCTGCTTCTATGGGTATGGTTGATGATGTCATTGATCCTCGCGAAACACGTATTAAAATTATTCAAGCTCTTGAGATGTTACGTAATAAGAAGGAAGAACGTCCGAAGAAGAAACACGGCAATATTCCGTTATAAGTTTTGTTATTTTACAATATTCATGAACAAAAAGGAGGATTCCAATGATTAACAAAGAACGTATTGTAAACGAATTTTTGGAACTCGTGCAAGTAGATTCTGAAACAAAACATGAAGCAAAAATTGCAGAAGTATTAAAAGAAAAATTTACTTCACTTGGTGTTGAAGTTGAAGAAGATAATGCGAGAGAAATTACCGATCACGATGCTAATAATTTAATTTGTACATTAAAAGGAACAAAAGCAGGTGTTGATACAATTTATTTCACCTCGCATATGGATACGGTTGTACCAGGTAATGGTATTAAACCATCAATTGAAGGTGATAAGATTGTAACAGATGGTACGACAATTCTTGGTGCCGATGATAAAGCTGGAATCGCTGCAATGTTTGAAGCAATTCGTCTATTAAAAGAAAACAATATTGAACATGGAGATATCCAATTTGTCATTACAGTTGGAGAAGAATCAGGGCTTGTTGGCGCACAAGCGCTTGATGCTTCATACATGAAAGCAAAATATGGTTATGCATTAGATTCAGATGGTAAAGTTGGAAGCATTATCGTTGCTGCACCAACACAAGCGAAGGTGAAGGCAGTCATTCATGGAAAAACTGCTCACGCAGGTGTTGCACCAGAAAAGGGTGTTTCGGCGATCACAATTGCAGCAAAAGCAATCTCCAAAATGCCTCTTGGTCGAATCGATGATGAAACAACTGCTAATATAGGTCGATTTGAAGGTGGAAAGCAAACAAATATCGTATGTGACCGCGTTGATATTTTAGCAGAAGCACGCTCACTTGTACCTGAGAAGATGGAAGTGCAAGTAGCAAAGATGAAAGAAGCGTTTGAGCAAACAGCTGAACAAATGGGTGGAAGTGCTGATGTGGATGTTGAAGTGATGTACCCTGGCTTTAAGTTCAAAGATGGTGATGCTGTTGTTGAAATTGCAAAGCGCGCTGCTGAGAAAATTGGACGCAAGCCAGAATTGTTTACAAGTGGTGGTGGCAGTGATGCAAACATCTTCAACGGACTTGGAATTCCAACTGTTAACTTAGCTGTTGGTTATGAAGAAATTCATACAACAAATGAAAAGATGCCGATTGAAGAGCTAGTGAAGACGGCTGAAATCGTGCTAGCAGTCATTGAAGAAGCAGCAAAATAAGGAACAGCTTCAATATATGTAAAGAGGTACATACATCCTCTAGTTACACAAAGTTATTTATAATAATGAAATTTGAAACAGAAGCCTGCTTAACAGTGAGAAGGCTTCTGTTTTCATTTGTATTACAGCAAATTTGCAAACAGGAAATGACTTTACAAGTGAAGGATGGAAAATATAGAGAGACTGCTGTATCATAAAGTTAGTAATTTTGCACGTATGTGTGGTGATGAATATTGAAAGAAATGTATCCAAAACAAGGCAG from Bacillus solimangrovi encodes:
- a CDS encoding tripeptidase T; the encoded protein is MINKERIVNEFLELVQVDSETKHEAKIAEVLKEKFTSLGVEVEEDNAREITDHDANNLICTLKGTKAGVDTIYFTSHMDTVVPGNGIKPSIEGDKIVTDGTTILGADDKAGIAAMFEAIRLLKENNIEHGDIQFVITVGEESGLVGAQALDASYMKAKYGYALDSDGKVGSIIVAAPTQAKVKAVIHGKTAHAGVAPEKGVSAITIAAKAISKMPLGRIDDETTANIGRFEGGKQTNIVCDRVDILAEARSLVPEKMEVQVAKMKEAFEQTAEQMGGSADVDVEVMYPGFKFKDGDAVVEIAKRAAEKIGRKPELFTSGGGSDANIFNGLGIPTVNLAVGYEEIHTTNEKMPIEELVKTAEIVLAVIEEAAK